In one window of Pseudomonas sp. IAC-BECa141 DNA:
- a CDS encoding DNA-binding protein gives MARGGVNKAVVQIARAAILARGEHPSIDAVRIELGNTGSKTTIHRYLKELDDGSEPADPSAEPVDDELLALVTRLAQRLKEQAQEPIDQAREQYEHQRQALENELNQLRQDHAQLEKKHDIQTAALAKESEALSDTRSMLQTEQTRNAGLNQALADFELRLQDKDEQIRSLEEKHLHARDALEHYRNAIKEQREQEQSRHETQVQQLQMELRQAQQSALVRQDEITQLHRDNERLLTENRGTVRELSLLQDQLKHSNQRQDQLLEQASRVDSERTLLQERLRVALLESQTLKQNVDEQSQLNQSLEKELTKAQDSLRLATTAEAAPDAAQPKKI, from the coding sequence ATGGCCCGTGGCGGCGTCAATAAAGCAGTAGTCCAGATCGCGCGCGCAGCGATTCTCGCCCGTGGCGAACACCCCAGCATCGACGCAGTACGCATCGAGCTGGGCAATACGGGTTCCAAAACCACAATTCATCGCTACCTGAAGGAACTGGATGACGGCAGCGAACCGGCCGATCCGTCGGCAGAACCTGTCGATGACGAACTCCTCGCCCTCGTCACACGCCTCGCCCAGCGCCTGAAAGAACAGGCGCAGGAGCCGATTGATCAGGCACGCGAGCAGTACGAGCATCAGCGTCAGGCACTGGAAAACGAGCTGAATCAGCTTCGTCAGGATCATGCGCAGCTGGAGAAGAAGCACGACATTCAGACTGCCGCGCTGGCAAAGGAATCCGAAGCCCTGAGCGATACCCGCTCGATGCTGCAGACCGAGCAGACCCGCAACGCCGGACTGAATCAGGCGCTGGCCGATTTTGAATTGCGCTTGCAGGACAAGGACGAGCAGATCCGCTCGCTGGAAGAGAAGCACCTGCACGCCCGCGATGCGCTTGAACACTACCGCAACGCCATCAAGGAGCAGCGTGAGCAGGAGCAAAGCCGTCACGAGACGCAGGTGCAGCAGTTGCAGATGGAGTTGCGCCAGGCGCAGCAAAGCGCCCTCGTACGTCAGGACGAAATCACCCAGCTGCACCGCGACAACGAACGCCTGCTGACCGAAAATCGCGGCACCGTGCGCGAACTGAGCCTGTTGCAGGATCAGCTCAAGCACAGTAATCAGCGTCAGGATCAATTGCTGGAGCAAGCGTCCCGCGTCGACAGTGAACGCACCCTCCTCCAGGAACGTCTGCGCGTGGCCCTGCTGGAAAGTCAGACGCTCAAGCAGAACGTCGACGAGCAGTCGCAGCTCAATCAGTCATTGGAAAAAGAATTAACCAAGGCGCAAGACAGCCTGCGCCTGGCTACTACCGCTGAGGCAGCGCCAGACGCAGCCCAACCGAAAAAGATTTAA
- the gorA gene encoding glutathione-disulfide reductase yields MAYDFDLYVIGAGSGGVRAARFAAGFGAKVAVAESRYLGGTCVNVGCVPKKLLVYGAHFAEDFEQSSGFGWQLGEADFDWATLIANKDREINRLNGIYRNLLVNSGVTLHEAHAKIVGPHEVEVNGERYTAKNILIATGGWPQIPEIPGHEHAISSNQAFFLKELPKRVLVVGGGYIAVEFAGIFHGLGANTTLLYRGDLFLRGFDGSVRKHLKEELTKRGLDLQFNADIARIDKQSDGSLKATLKDGRVLEADCVFYATGRRPMLDNLGLENTDVQLDDKGFIKVDEQFQTTEPSILALGDVIGRVQLTPVALAEGMAVARRLFKPEQYRPVDYKMIPTAVFSLPNIGTVGLTEEEAREAGHDVVIYESRFRPMKLTLTDCQERTLMKLVVDGKSDKVLGCHMVGPDAGEIVQGLAIALKAGATKRDFDDTIGVHPTAAEEFVTMRTPVGA; encoded by the coding sequence ATGGCCTACGATTTTGACCTTTATGTGATTGGCGCCGGTTCCGGCGGTGTGCGCGCTGCGCGTTTTGCGGCAGGTTTCGGCGCAAAAGTAGCGGTGGCCGAGAGCCGTTATCTGGGCGGTACCTGCGTCAATGTTGGTTGCGTACCGAAAAAACTGTTGGTGTACGGCGCCCACTTTGCCGAAGACTTCGAACAGTCCTCTGGTTTCGGCTGGCAACTGGGCGAGGCGGATTTTGACTGGGCCACGCTGATTGCCAACAAGGATCGCGAAATCAATCGCCTGAACGGCATTTATCGCAATCTGCTGGTCAACAGCGGCGTGACCCTGCATGAGGCTCACGCGAAAATCGTTGGCCCGCACGAAGTCGAGGTCAACGGCGAGCGCTACACCGCGAAGAATATTCTGATCGCCACCGGTGGCTGGCCGCAGATCCCCGAGATTCCGGGGCATGAGCATGCGATCAGCTCGAACCAGGCGTTCTTCCTCAAAGAGCTGCCCAAGCGTGTACTGGTCGTCGGTGGCGGTTACATCGCCGTCGAATTCGCCGGAATCTTCCATGGTCTGGGCGCCAATACGACGTTGCTGTATCGCGGAGATCTGTTCCTGCGCGGTTTCGACGGTTCGGTTCGTAAGCACTTGAAGGAAGAACTCACCAAGCGTGGCCTGGATCTGCAATTCAATGCCGACATTGCCCGTATCGACAAGCAATCAGATGGCAGCCTGAAAGCAACCCTCAAGGATGGTCGCGTGCTGGAAGCCGATTGTGTGTTCTATGCAACCGGCCGACGTCCGATGCTGGACAACCTGGGGCTGGAAAATACCGATGTGCAGCTCGACGACAAAGGCTTCATTAAGGTCGATGAGCAGTTTCAAACCACCGAGCCTTCAATCCTGGCGCTGGGCGATGTCATCGGTCGTGTTCAGTTGACGCCGGTGGCGCTGGCTGAGGGCATGGCAGTGGCGCGGCGTCTGTTCAAGCCTGAGCAATACCGTCCGGTGGATTACAAGATGATCCCGACGGCAGTGTTCAGTCTGCCGAACATCGGCACCGTCGGTCTGACTGAAGAGGAGGCGCGGGAGGCGGGTCACGACGTGGTGATCTACGAAAGCCGCTTCCGGCCGATGAAGCTGACCCTGACGGACTGCCAGGAGCGCACGCTGATGAAGCTGGTGGTCGATGGCAAGTCTGACAAGGTGTTGGGCTGTCACATGGTCGGCCCGGATGCTGGCGAGATCGTGCAGGGGCTGGCAATCGCTTTGAAGGCTGGCGCAACCAAGCGTGACTTCGACGACACCATCGGAGTGCATCCGACGGCGGCCGAAGAGTTTGTCACAATGCGTACGCCGGTCGGCGCTTAA
- a CDS encoding MFS transporter: MALKNMAATRRSSARRWSGLAVLMLPVLLVTVDNTVLGFALPKIAEALRPTASQQLWMIDAYSLVLAGLLVSMGSLGDRVGHRKLLLIGSFGFVVVSVLTAYSATSMQLIIGRACMGIFGAMLMPSTLALIRSVFEDREERRVAVAIWATTLTVGSALGPLVGGVLLQFFDWGAIFLLAVPVLIPLLVLGPLLLPESERDVSGPLDPISILQSMVALGCIVYSIKHGASEGIDGVVFGTFLVGALAGWIFVRRQLRLPVPLMDMTLFSNGAFSGSVLINLMSLAFLVGFVFFTTQFLQIVLQMAPLSASLALVPGQIMAIMVGVAVVPVAQRMPVHVLIPILVAFTGAAFLLVASMGSSLAVLVVAFALLNIGVGGDRYGFQ, from the coding sequence GTGGCGTTAAAGAATATGGCTGCAACACGAAGATCAAGTGCCAGACGCTGGTCAGGGCTGGCGGTGCTCATGTTGCCAGTGCTGCTGGTGACCGTTGATAACACCGTATTGGGTTTCGCGTTACCCAAAATCGCCGAAGCCTTGCGTCCGACGGCCAGCCAGCAGCTGTGGATGATTGATGCCTATTCGTTGGTTCTCGCAGGACTGCTGGTTTCGATGGGTAGCCTGGGTGATCGGGTGGGGCACCGTAAGTTGCTGCTTATCGGCTCGTTCGGGTTTGTGGTGGTCTCGGTGCTGACCGCATATTCCGCAACATCGATGCAGCTGATTATCGGGCGGGCTTGTATGGGGATTTTCGGCGCGATGTTGATGCCCTCCACGCTGGCATTGATACGTTCGGTGTTTGAGGATCGAGAGGAGCGCAGAGTGGCAGTAGCGATCTGGGCAACGACGCTGACTGTCGGCTCGGCACTAGGGCCTTTGGTGGGAGGGGTGTTGCTGCAGTTCTTTGATTGGGGCGCGATTTTTCTGTTGGCGGTACCCGTCCTGATTCCATTGTTAGTACTGGGGCCGCTGTTGCTCCCTGAATCAGAGCGTGATGTGTCGGGTCCGCTGGACCCGATCAGCATCCTTCAGTCGATGGTCGCACTGGGTTGTATCGTTTACAGCATCAAGCATGGCGCCAGTGAGGGCATTGACGGTGTTGTGTTTGGCACCTTTCTGGTAGGTGCACTGGCAGGCTGGATATTCGTACGTCGCCAGTTGCGTCTTCCTGTACCCCTGATGGACATGACCCTGTTCAGCAATGGCGCCTTCAGCGGATCAGTCCTTATCAATTTGATGAGTCTTGCGTTTCTTGTCGGCTTCGTTTTCTTCACGACTCAGTTTTTGCAGATTGTTCTGCAAATGGCGCCCTTGAGTGCGAGCCTTGCATTGGTGCCGGGGCAAATCATGGCGATTATGGTTGGAGTGGCAGTCGTCCCAGTCGCGCAGCGCATGCCGGTGCATGTACTGATACCGATTCTGGTGGCTTTCACCGGTGCGGCCTTTTTGCTGGTGGCCAGCATGGGCAGCAGTCTTGCGGTATTGGTAGTGGCGTTCGCGTTGCTCAACATCGGAGTGGGGGGCGATCGCTACGGTTTCCAATGA
- the galU gene encoding UTP--glucose-1-phosphate uridylyltransferase GalU has protein sequence MIKKCLFPAAGYGTRFLPATKAMPKEMLPVVNKPLIQYGVEEALDAGLNEISIVTGRGKRALEDHFDISYELENQIKGTDKEKYLVGIRKLLDECSFSYTRQTEMKGLGHAILTGRPLIGDEPFAVVLADDLCVNLEGDGVLTQMVKLYKQFRCSIIAIQEVDPQETSKYGVIAGEMIRDDIYRVHSMVEKPKPEDAPSNLAIIGRYILTPDIFDLIEQTEPGKGGEIQITDALMKQAQNGCVMAYKFKGKRFDCGGAEGYIEATNFCFENFYKTGKAY, from the coding sequence ATGATCAAGAAATGCTTGTTCCCAGCAGCCGGTTACGGTACTCGCTTCCTCCCAGCGACGAAGGCCATGCCCAAAGAAATGCTGCCGGTGGTAAACAAGCCACTGATCCAGTACGGCGTCGAAGAAGCTCTGGATGCTGGCCTGAACGAAATCTCCATCGTGACCGGTCGTGGCAAGCGCGCCCTGGAAGACCACTTCGACATCAGCTATGAACTGGAAAACCAGATCAAAGGCACCGACAAGGAAAAATACCTGGTCGGTATCCGCAAGCTGCTGGACGAGTGCTCGTTCTCCTACACTCGTCAGACCGAAATGAAAGGCCTGGGCCACGCGATCCTGACCGGTCGTCCGCTGATCGGTGACGAACCGTTCGCTGTGGTGCTGGCAGACGACCTGTGTGTCAACCTCGAAGGCGACGGCGTACTGACCCAGATGGTCAAGCTGTACAAACAGTTCCGCTGCTCGATCATTGCCATCCAGGAAGTCGATCCGCAGGAAACCAGCAAGTACGGTGTGATCGCTGGCGAAATGATCCGCGACGACATCTACCGCGTACACAGCATGGTCGAGAAGCCAAAGCCGGAAGACGCACCGTCGAACCTGGCGATCATCGGCCGCTATATCCTGACCCCGGACATTTTCGACCTGATCGAACAGACCGAGCCAGGCAAGGGCGGGGAAATCCAGATCACCGACGCCCTGATGAAACAAGCCCAGAACGGCTGCGTGATGGCCTACAAGTTCAAGGGCAAGCGTTTCGACTGCGGTGGTGCTGAAGGCTATATCGAGGCAACCAACTTCTGCTTCGAGAATTTCTACAAGACTGGCAAGGCGTACTGA
- a CDS encoding DUF1883 domain-containing protein, with protein sequence MKFIHQREHLNEDDIVVIQCSQTCNIRLMNDANFRSFKNGGRHTYHGGAFDTFPARITAPSTGFWNITIDTVNRRAISVTRKPTLTHSIKIIRRSSSKLS encoded by the coding sequence ATGAAATTCATTCACCAGCGCGAGCACCTCAACGAAGACGACATCGTCGTCATTCAATGCTCGCAAACCTGCAATATCCGCTTGATGAACGACGCCAACTTTCGCAGCTTCAAGAATGGCGGCCGTCACACCTATCACGGTGGTGCTTTCGACACGTTCCCGGCCCGTATTACCGCGCCGAGCACCGGCTTCTGGAACATCACCATCGACACCGTCAACCGCCGTGCGATCAGCGTGACCCGCAAGCCAACCCTGACGCACTCGATCAAGATCATTCGCCGCTCGAGCTCCAAACTCAGCTGA
- a CDS encoding 2OG-Fe(II) oxygenase yields the protein MSLSSVSPLDALDWIALEQQLDQDGCAVVRTLLRPDTCDRLSALYPQSEPFRSQVIMARHGFGRGEYKYLRYPLPPVVERLRSALYPRLVPLANRWHERMGLPERFPEQHSEFLHRCHAAGQLRPTPLLLQYGPQDYNCLHQDLYGEHVFPLQVAILLSEPGKDFTGGEFVLTEQRPRMQSRPLVMDLRKGDALIFAVNQRPVKGTRGDYRVSMRHGVSRLHSGTRHTLGIIFHDAT from the coding sequence ATGTCACTCTCATCCGTCTCCCCGCTCGATGCGCTCGACTGGATCGCCCTGGAGCAGCAACTGGACCAGGACGGTTGCGCGGTCGTCCGTACGCTGCTGCGCCCGGACACCTGTGATCGATTGAGTGCGCTTTACCCACAAAGTGAACCGTTTCGATCCCAAGTCATCATGGCCCGCCACGGTTTCGGGCGCGGGGAATACAAATACCTGCGCTATCCGCTTCCGCCCGTGGTCGAACGCCTGCGCAGCGCGCTCTACCCGCGACTTGTACCTTTGGCCAACCGCTGGCATGAGCGAATGGGGCTGCCTGAACGCTTTCCAGAACAGCACAGCGAATTTCTCCATCGCTGCCACGCCGCCGGTCAATTGCGGCCTACCCCGCTCTTGCTGCAATACGGCCCGCAGGACTACAACTGTCTGCATCAGGATCTGTACGGTGAACATGTCTTTCCGCTGCAAGTGGCGATTCTTCTGTCAGAACCTGGCAAAGATTTCACCGGCGGCGAGTTCGTTTTGACTGAACAGCGCCCGAGAATGCAGTCGCGCCCGCTGGTGATGGACCTGAGAAAAGGCGACGCGCTGATCTTTGCCGTCAACCAGCGCCCGGTCAAAGGCACGCGCGGCGACTATCGAGTAAGCATGCGCCACGGCGTCAGCCGATTGCACAGCGGAACACGGCATACTCTGGGCATCATTTTCCACGACGCGACCTGA
- the alkB gene encoding DNA oxidative demethylase AlkB: protein MQTTFDLFADTESEQPRRTEQIGEQSWVLRGFALPQIEQLLPALESIIACAPLRHMMTPGGFSMSVATSSCGAVGWITDRSGYRYSSEDPVSHQPWPAMPEVFRELAQTAAKSAGFADFVPDSCLINRYVPGAKMSLHQDKDEKTYEAPIVSLSLGLPATFLFGGFARGDRSQKISLLHGDMVIWGGVDRLRYHGILPIKPGRHPSLGEQRFNLTFRTAG from the coding sequence ATGCAAACCACCTTCGACCTGTTCGCCGACACAGAATCCGAACAGCCCCGGCGCACCGAACAGATCGGTGAACAATCCTGGGTGCTGCGCGGCTTTGCCCTTCCACAAATCGAGCAGTTGTTGCCGGCCCTGGAATCGATCATCGCCTGCGCCCCACTGCGCCATATGATGACGCCCGGGGGCTTCAGCATGTCGGTGGCTACCAGCAGTTGCGGGGCAGTGGGCTGGATCACCGATCGCAGCGGCTACCGCTATTCATCCGAAGATCCCGTGAGCCATCAGCCCTGGCCGGCCATGCCCGAAGTGTTTCGCGAGCTGGCCCAGACGGCAGCGAAAAGCGCCGGATTTGCCGACTTCGTTCCGGACTCCTGCCTGATCAATCGTTATGTCCCAGGCGCAAAGATGTCGCTGCATCAGGACAAAGACGAAAAAACCTACGAAGCGCCGATCGTTTCGCTGTCTTTGGGCCTACCCGCAACGTTCCTGTTCGGCGGTTTCGCACGCGGCGACAGGAGCCAGAAAATCTCGCTGCTGCACGGCGACATGGTGATCTGGGGTGGTGTAGACCGGCTGCGCTACCACGGGATCCTGCCGATCAAGCCCGGTCGGCATCCGAGCCTGGGCGAGCAGCGTTTCAACCTGACGTTTCGTACCGCTGGATAA
- the ada gene encoding bifunctional DNA-binding transcriptional regulator/O6-methylguanine-DNA methyltransferase Ada, translating into MKTLSTSLNTEDDPRWAAVVARDPRADGQFVYAVKTTGIYCRPSSLARLPKPQNVEFFDTAGEAEAAGYRPSKRASKDQTEVAAQHAATVAAACRQIEASDSLPALNDLAETAGLSAFHFHRVFKAATGLTPKGYAAAHRSRRVRQRLADGGSVTEALYDAGFNSNSRFYEAADQVLGMKPGDFRAAGQNNDIRFAVGQCSLGAILVAQSARGICAILLGEDPHQLVCDLQDQFRRANLIGADAEFEQLIARVVGFIEAPAIGLDLPLDVRGTAFQERVWQALREIPVGSTASYADIALRIGSPKAVRAVAQACGANSLAVAIPCHRVVRSDGNLSGYRWGVERKRELLLRETQV; encoded by the coding sequence ATGAAAACGCTTTCCACCTCGCTGAACACTGAAGACGATCCAAGGTGGGCCGCTGTCGTGGCACGCGACCCTCGGGCAGACGGCCAGTTTGTCTATGCCGTGAAAACCACCGGCATCTATTGCCGCCCCAGCAGCCTGGCGCGCTTGCCGAAACCGCAGAACGTCGAGTTCTTCGACACCGCCGGAGAAGCCGAGGCCGCGGGCTATCGTCCCAGCAAACGGGCGAGCAAGGATCAGACCGAAGTCGCTGCTCAGCATGCCGCCACCGTCGCGGCAGCCTGTCGCCAGATCGAAGCGTCGGACAGCCTGCCGGCACTCAACGATCTCGCCGAAACCGCTGGCCTGAGCGCCTTCCACTTTCATCGCGTCTTCAAGGCCGCAACGGGTCTGACCCCAAAAGGCTACGCTGCCGCACATCGCTCGCGCCGGGTTCGTCAGCGTCTGGCGGACGGCGGCTCGGTGACCGAGGCGTTGTATGACGCCGGTTTCAATTCCAACAGCCGTTTCTACGAGGCCGCCGATCAGGTACTGGGCATGAAACCCGGCGACTTCCGCGCGGCCGGGCAGAACAACGACATCCGCTTCGCCGTCGGCCAGTGCTCGCTCGGCGCCATTCTGGTGGCACAGAGCGCACGCGGAATCTGCGCGATTCTGCTGGGGGAAGATCCGCACCAACTGGTGTGCGACCTGCAGGACCAGTTTCGCCGGGCCAACCTGATCGGTGCCGATGCCGAGTTCGAACAACTGATCGCTCGCGTCGTCGGCTTTATAGAGGCGCCTGCCATCGGCCTGGATTTGCCGCTGGATGTGCGCGGCACGGCGTTTCAGGAACGTGTGTGGCAGGCGCTGCGCGAAATTCCGGTCGGCAGCACCGCCAGCTACGCGGACATCGCCTTACGTATCGGCTCGCCAAAAGCAGTGCGCGCAGTGGCCCAGGCTTGCGGCGCCAACAGCCTCGCGGTGGCCATTCCGTGCCACCGCGTGGTGCGCAGCGACGGTAACCTCAGCGGCTACCGCTGGGGCGTGGAACGCAAGCGAGAGCTGTTGCTGCGCGAAACGCAGGTTTAA
- a CDS encoding alcohol dehydrogenase catalytic domain-containing protein, with the protein MFKGILIDKDDSGYRANLQEIDDEQLPAGDVTVRVAYSTLNFKDGLAITGSSPVVRKFPMVPGIDLAGVIDSVGSHTLANACASTRAEGTVAACGLAQGMDFPASVAPFILRGVMLAGINSVTQPKARRIEAWNRLAKDLDFALLPLISHEIGLGEALEAAPKLLAGQLRGRVVVDVNR; encoded by the coding sequence ATGTTCAAAGGCATTTTGATCGACAAAGACGACAGCGGTTATCGCGCCAACCTGCAAGAGATTGATGACGAGCAGTTGCCTGCGGGCGATGTGACGGTTCGTGTCGCGTACAGCACGCTGAATTTCAAGGACGGCCTGGCGATCACCGGTAGCAGCCCGGTGGTGCGCAAGTTCCCGATGGTTCCGGGGATTGATCTGGCGGGCGTCATCGATTCAGTCGGCAGCCACACGCTTGCCAATGCCTGCGCCAGTACCCGGGCCGAAGGCACCGTGGCCGCATGCGGTCTGGCTCAGGGCATGGATTTCCCGGCGTCTGTGGCGCCGTTCATTTTGCGTGGCGTGATGCTGGCCGGGATCAACAGCGTGACCCAGCCCAAGGCTCGCCGCATCGAGGCCTGGAATCGTCTGGCGAAGGATCTGGATTTTGCGCTGTTGCCACTGATCAGCCATGAAATCGGTCTCGGCGAAGCTCTTGAGGCGGCTCCGAAGTTGCTCGCGGGTCAGTTGCGCGGACGGGTTGTGGTCGACGTCAATCGCTGA
- a CDS encoding NAD(P)H-dependent flavin oxidoreductase, protein MSQWPDTRILDLFGIELPIIQGPMAGATNSSMVIAACNAGGLGSMPAAMLTIEQLREELKTIRQGTNKPFNVNFFCHQPPAADEQKAREWKNLLEPYYRELGVDFDAPTPVSNRAPFDAAACEVLEEFRPEVVSFHFGLPEKALLDRVKATGAKILSSATTVDEAIWLEQNGCDAIIAMGYEAGGHRGMFLSADLSSQVGTFALVPQVVDAVSVPVIAAGAIADARGVAAAFMLGASAVQVGTAYLFTPEAKVSASHHKALRTAKESETAVTNLFTGRPARGILNRVMRELGPMSEKAPAFPLAGGALMPLRAKGEAEFSNLWAGQAFTLGKDLGTAELTRQLAEGALAKLTR, encoded by the coding sequence ATGAGCCAATGGCCTGATACCCGCATTCTTGACCTTTTCGGCATCGAACTGCCGATCATCCAGGGCCCCATGGCCGGTGCCACCAATTCTTCGATGGTCATCGCAGCGTGCAACGCCGGTGGCCTCGGTTCGATGCCGGCTGCGATGCTGACCATCGAGCAACTGCGTGAAGAGCTGAAGACCATTCGCCAAGGCACGAACAAGCCGTTCAACGTCAACTTCTTCTGCCATCAACCGCCGGCCGCCGATGAGCAAAAGGCGCGAGAGTGGAAAAATCTGCTGGAGCCCTACTATCGCGAACTGGGTGTCGATTTCGATGCGCCGACGCCGGTGTCCAACCGTGCGCCCTTCGATGCGGCCGCCTGCGAGGTGCTGGAAGAATTTCGCCCTGAAGTGGTGAGCTTCCATTTCGGCCTGCCGGAAAAAGCCTTGCTGGATCGGGTCAAGGCCACCGGCGCGAAAATCCTCTCGTCGGCAACCACCGTCGACGAAGCTATCTGGCTGGAGCAGAACGGTTGCGACGCGATCATCGCCATGGGTTACGAGGCCGGAGGTCATCGCGGGATGTTCCTCAGCGCTGACCTGAGCAGTCAGGTCGGTACGTTTGCGCTGGTGCCGCAAGTGGTCGATGCGGTGAGTGTGCCGGTGATTGCTGCCGGTGCAATTGCCGATGCACGCGGCGTGGCAGCAGCGTTCATGCTCGGCGCTTCGGCGGTTCAGGTCGGCACGGCGTATCTGTTTACCCCGGAAGCGAAAGTCAGTGCTTCGCACCACAAGGCCTTGCGCACCGCCAAGGAAAGCGAGACGGCGGTAACCAATCTGTTTACCGGGCGTCCGGCAAGGGGGATTCTCAATCGAGTGATGCGCGAACTGGGCCCGATGTCGGAAAAGGCCCCTGCCTTTCCGCTGGCTGGCGGTGCCTTGATGCCGCTGCGCGCAAAAGGCGAAGCCGAATTCAGTAACCTGTGGGCCGGTCAGGCGTTCACGCTCGGCAAAGACCTTGGCACCGCTGAACTGACCCGGCAACTGGCTGAAGGCGCGCTGGCAAAATTGACGCGGTGA
- the modA gene encoding molybdate ABC transporter substrate-binding protein: MINRATRFAPVLFAVFAIGAAQADEVQVAVAANFTAPIQAIAADFEKDTGHKLVAAYGATGQFYTQIKNGAPFDMFLSADDTTPEKLEKEGDTVKGSRFTYAIGTLALWSAKEGYVDANGDVLKKNEYQHLSIANPKAAPYGLAATQVLEKLNLTEATKAKIVEGQNITQAYQFVSTGNAELGFVALSQIYKDGKVSSGSAWIVPANMHDPIKQDAVILNKGKDNAAAKALVDYLKGPKAAAVIKSYGYQL, from the coding sequence ATGATCAATCGTGCCACCCGCTTTGCCCCTGTCCTGTTCGCGGTATTCGCCATCGGCGCCGCCCAGGCCGACGAAGTGCAAGTCGCCGTCGCGGCCAACTTCACCGCACCGATCCAGGCGATTGCCGCCGATTTCGAAAAAGACACCGGACACAAGCTGGTCGCTGCCTATGGCGCCACGGGCCAGTTCTACACCCAGATCAAAAACGGCGCGCCGTTCGACATGTTCCTCTCGGCCGATGACACCACCCCTGAAAAACTCGAGAAAGAAGGCGACACCGTCAAGGGTTCGCGCTTCACCTACGCCATCGGCACCCTGGCACTGTGGTCGGCCAAGGAAGGTTACGTCGATGCCAACGGCGACGTCCTGAAGAAAAACGAATATCAGCACCTGTCCATCGCCAACCCGAAAGCCGCCCCTTATGGTCTGGCCGCCACTCAGGTGCTGGAAAAACTGAATCTGACTGAGGCCACCAAAGCCAAGATCGTTGAAGGCCAGAACATCACCCAGGCTTACCAATTCGTGTCCACCGGCAACGCCGAACTGGGCTTCGTTGCCCTGTCGCAGATCTACAAGGACGGCAAGGTCAGCAGCGGCTCGGCGTGGATCGTTCCAGCGAACATGCACGACCCGATCAAGCAAGACGCGGTGATCCTGAACAAAGGCAAAGACAACGCCGCTGCCAAGGCGCTGGTTGATTACCTCAAGGGCCCGAAAGCCGCTGCGGTCATCAAGTCCTACGGTTATCAGCTGTAA
- the modB gene encoding molybdate ABC transporter permease subunit → MSLTSADFAAIWLTLKLASLTTAILLVVGTPIALWLSRSRSWLRGPIGAIVALPLVLPPTVIGFYLLLALGPNGFIGHFTQWLGLGTLTFSFTGLVIGSVLYSMPFVVQPLQNAFSAIGTRPLEVAATLRANPWDTFFSVILPLARPGFITAAILGFAHTVGEFGVVLMIGGNIPDKTRVVSVQIYDHVEAMEYAQAHWLAGAMLVFSFLVLLALYSSRKTRAGWS, encoded by the coding sequence ATGTCGCTGACGAGTGCCGATTTCGCGGCGATATGGCTAACCCTGAAGCTGGCGTCCCTGACCACCGCAATCTTGCTGGTCGTCGGCACTCCGATTGCCTTGTGGTTATCGCGCAGCCGTTCCTGGCTGCGCGGCCCCATCGGCGCGATTGTCGCCCTTCCATTGGTACTGCCACCGACGGTCATCGGTTTCTATCTGCTGCTGGCCCTCGGCCCCAATGGCTTCATTGGCCACTTCACCCAATGGCTGGGGCTCGGCACCTTGACCTTCAGTTTCACCGGACTGGTGATCGGTTCGGTGCTCTATTCCATGCCGTTCGTGGTGCAGCCATTGCAAAACGCCTTCTCCGCGATCGGCACTCGCCCACTGGAAGTGGCCGCGACATTACGCGCCAATCCCTGGGACACCTTCTTCAGCGTGATCCTGCCGCTGGCGCGTCCCGGCTTCATCACTGCAGCGATCCTTGGCTTCGCCCACACCGTTGGTGAATTCGGCGTGGTGCTGATGATCGGCGGGAATATTCCCGATAAGACCCGGGTGGTTTCCGTACAAATCTACGACCACGTCGAAGCCATGGAGTACGCCCAGGCGCACTGGCTGGCCGGGGCAATGCTGGTGTTTTCGTTTCTGGTGTTGCTGGCGCTGTATTCCAGCCGCAAGACCCGCGCGGGCTGGAGCTGA